The Seleniivibrio woodruffii genome segment GTATAGGGGTGTGCGTAGGGCTTATTTTCTGGCTGTGCTTTATGTTTCACAGGGTATTTCTGAAATGCGTGATGCTGCCTTTCAGGTAAATGTTTTTGGTGTATGGCTGTTCTGTGAATGGAAGTTTGCTTCGCCTGCGGCTCGCAAAGACGGCGACCTCTTAAGCCTGTCTGTGATTAGATGCGAGCAGTACAAGGAAGAGCCTTTGAGCGGGCTGCGAGCATACGCACCGGTATGTGAGCAGTTTCGAAAAGGGGCTGACGCAGTAATGCGACGCAGATAGCCGCAAACAGTCTGTGATTAGATGCGAGTTATGCAAGGCAGCGTATGCGAACCGAGCAAAAGCGTACTTACCGGTACGTGTTGCGAGTGAGCAAACGATAACGCAGCAGAACGAAGTATATAATCGCAGATGGTCTGTGATTAGATGCGAGCAGTACAAGGAAGAGCCTTTGAGCGGGCTGCGAGCATACGCACCGGTATGTGAGCAGTTTCGAAAAGGGGCTGACGCAGTAATGCGACGCAGATAATCGCAGACTACAGGAAGAGGGGGACGAATACGGGAGCCAGTGTTGATAGTATTACACCGTGGACAAACCCAACTATCGCCGCCTTTTTACCCGCATACTTCTCAATGACGGGAAGTGTCACGTCCATCGTGGTGGCTCCGCCGGGCGCAACAGCCGCATAGGGGCCGAAATATCTGACGATGAAAGGCACTGTGAGAAGAGTGATTGTCTCACGGAATATGTTGGACAGGAAGGCTATAGCTCCCAAATCACTGCCCCGCACCTGCGAGATGAGCACTGCGGAGAACGAATACCAGCCGAAGCCGGAGGCTATGGCCAGTCCGTCCTTTACGGACAGAGAGGTTATAAGCGCCGCCATGTATCCGCCGAAAAGCGTTCCGAGGATCGTACCCACGGGAACAAGAATGGTGAACCTGTCCGCAGACATAAGGGTTTTCATGGACTGCTTGTTGTTCCCGATATCGAACCCGATGAGAAACAGAAGCAGAATGAGCGACCAGTCGGTGAGGGATCCGTTTATGCTGATAAGCTGTTCGGGAAGCCAGCCAAGATATGCCGAAACAGCGCCCGCAAGGATAGCGATAAGCATTACAGCTATCATTTTTCCGCCTTTTTGAACAGTTTTGTGATTATCAGCACGCCGATTATACTGAAAACAACAACCGAAACGCTCATAATCCCTGAGATAATGCCGAAATCCGTGATTTTAGACAGGATATCCTTGTCTTTTCCCAGATTCACACCCATAAAGAACAAGAGAGCAATAAGCGAGAAGTTGAATAATAATCCTTTAATCTTCGCCGCGAAGCCAGCAGTGAGGCATATCCCCGCGATCATCCCCGCAGCCAAAGCCACAACATAAGCAAACATCGTCTTCCTTTATCTCTGCGGCCGCAAAGGCCTTTTTTATCTCGTTCAGTGTCAGGATGCTGAAAACATCCTCTCTGCCCGCCTTGTCGATTATAACGGCACGGCCGACTATCTCCGCTCCCGCCTGTGCGGCGATGGATTCTATGGCTTTCAGCGTGTTGCCTCCGGCATAGAAATCATCCACAAACAGAAGTCTGTCACCCTTTTTAAGAACCTCTTCCGAAACATAGAGCGTTGTCTCCTCCTTTTTGGTGAAGGAATAGCTCTTTTCGGAGTAGTGTTTCTCCATGGTGATCGGTATTCTCTTTTTTGCATAGACCATGTCACAGCCGATATACATTGCGGCGGCCATTGCGGGAATAATTCCGCTGGCCTCA includes the following:
- a CDS encoding lysine exporter LysO family protein, which gives rise to MIAVMLIAILAGAVSAYLGWLPEQLISINGSLTDWSLILLLFLIGFDIGNNKQSMKTLMSADRFTILVPVGTILGTLFGGYMAALITSLSVKDGLAIASGFGWYSFSAVLISQVRGSDLGAIAFLSNIFRETITLLTVPFIVRYFGPYAAVAPGGATTMDVTLPVIEKYAGKKAAIVGFVHGVILSTLAPVFVPLFL
- a CDS encoding phosphoribosyltransferase family protein, producing MKRESRGLLIKALREKGNVSGNIIKVDTFINHCVDMNLAKHIGHDIARYYAGKSIDKIITVEASGIIPAMAAAMYIGCDMVYAKKRIPITMEKHYSEKSYSFTKKEETTLYVSEEVLKKGDRLLFVDDFYAGGNTLKAIESIAAQAGAEIVGRAVIIDKAGREDVFSILTLNEIKKAFAAAEIKEDDVCLCCGFGCGDDRGDMPHCWLRGED
- a CDS encoding LysO family transporter, which gives rise to MFAYVVALAAGMIAGICLTAGFAAKIKGLLFNFSLIALLFFMGVNLGKDKDILSKITDFGIISGIMSVSVVVFSIIGVLIITKLFKKAEK